The following nucleotide sequence is from Patescibacteria group bacterium.
TTCGTGCTCTTTGTGCACCGATAGGGTGCGGCTCACCATGTCTGTCATGGCACACCTCCTATAACGTGAATTGCCCGAATCGCTCGGGTTAAGCGACTTGCCTCGTTGTTGAGACTAGTGTTTTAGAAACTTAAAAACGTCCAAAACACTAGTCTCAAAGTCTTGTATGTCCGCCTATGGCGGAAATATCAAAGAACTAATTACATACTAAATATACATAGCTGTCAAAATAAGTCAATGCTCAGCATACAGTTCAAAGTGGGGTGCGCACTACACGAAAATTCACAGACCGGTTACGTTGGTGTATTCAAAAACCTTTGACACATTAAAAGACGCAAGAAAACGGGAAGCAGAGATGAAAAATTGGCGCCGCAACCATAAACTGAATTCAATAAAATCTGCGAAATAGCGAGAAACGCATTATGAACTTAACGGCTCAACTCACTTGAGCCGTTTATTTTCCTATTATTGTGGTATTATAAGAATATGAAAGCGATATACAAAAACAAAATCATTGCCGAAAGTGACAAGACCGTGGTGGTTGAAAACAACCATTACTTCCCTGCCTCTTCGGTCAATATGGAATATTTGAAAAAAAGCGGTAATACTTATACATGTGCATGGAAAGGTGTCGCTTCTTATTACAATGTCACAGTTGATGGCGAAACCGTGGAAGATGCCGCCTGGGTTTATCCAGAACCCAGTGATGCAGCAAAGCAGATCAAAGGTTACTTTGCTTTCTGGAAAGACATACAAGTAACCGAATAATTATGTTGAGCATACTTACCCCATTAGCTCCCTTGAGTGACATAGTGCTTCTTATCGTAAGAATAATCATGGGCATTGTCATGATTTATTATGGGTACCCCAAGATTACAAATCTCAGATCAAATGCTGAAGATTTTGTGAAGATGGGTTTTAAGCCTGGTATGTTCTGGGGCACAATCGTTGCATTTGTTGAGTTCTTCGGCGGCATTGCCGTAATCATTGGTGTGTATATATGGCTTGCCGTAGCATTGTTTGGTTTTCAAATGATAATGGGAACTATCTGGAAGATAACAAAAACAGAAAAGCCATTCACCGATTGGTCATATGACCTACTCTTGCTTGCAATTGCACTTATGTTACTCATAACCGGTCCGGGCTATTATGTGCTTGCAGGTTTTTAGGAATGTTAAAAACCTTTCAGTTGATGGGTATATATGCCATTAACTCCTAAAAACAAGACGACAACACACGAGGATGATAGTGAACTTGATATAGATAGCCAGGAGGAAATTGAAGTAAGTATTTTCCATCGAGTACTGCGAGGCACGGTGGCTTTTGTTGTTATCGCAGGATTACTATATATTTCGGGCATATATCAATACTTCTTCTATCAAAGAACTCCCGCTTCAATAAATCAGCCTGAGGTTGTGAGTCGTGTGGATGCTCAAACGCTCACAGTTCCGCTTACCATTTTTATTATTACCGGCAACAAAGCATACGGCTCTGTCCGC
It contains:
- a CDS encoding DUF427 domain-containing protein yields the protein MKAIYKNKIIAESDKTVVVENNHYFPASSVNMEYLKKSGNTYTCAWKGVASYYNVTVDGETVEDAAWVYPEPSDAAKQIKGYFAFWKDIQVTE
- a CDS encoding DoxX family protein, translated to MLSILTPLAPLSDIVLLIVRIIMGIVMIYYGYPKITNLRSNAEDFVKMGFKPGMFWGTIVAFVEFFGGIAVIIGVYIWLAVALFGFQMIMGTIWKITKTEKPFTDWSYDLLLLAIALMLLITGPGYYVLAGF